One Vibrio sp. 16 genomic window carries:
- a CDS encoding ABC transporter ATP-binding protein has translation MATLELKQIRKTYPKAEQETLKGIDISIDSGEFLILVGPSGCGKSTLMNTIAGLEGISGGEIVIDGRDVSQVEPKDRDIAMVFQSYALYPNMTVRGNIAFGLKIRKMPDNEIEEEVQRVATMLQIDHLLDRKPSQLSGGQRQRVAMGRALARRPKLYLFDEPLSNLDAKLRVEMRHQIKRLHQQLNTTIVYVTHDQIEAMTLADRIAVMKDGELQQLGTPHEIYTKPNNMFVAGFMGSPSMNFIKTMVDLDDHDQPVIKVKGSNDQEHHIKLPPSMREQDGKEIVIGLRPEHITESENPDSSASTMLNLQLEVLEPTGPDTIAMIKVNDQEVACRLSPEFEVKVGQVAPLHFDLSKAVFFDAQTEQRIDFN, from the coding sequence ATGGCGACACTAGAACTTAAACAGATCCGCAAAACGTACCCAAAGGCGGAACAAGAAACGTTGAAAGGCATTGATATCAGCATCGACTCTGGTGAGTTTTTGATTCTGGTCGGCCCATCTGGGTGCGGAAAATCAACCTTGATGAACACCATTGCAGGGCTAGAAGGGATCAGTGGAGGCGAAATCGTGATTGATGGCCGCGATGTGTCTCAAGTTGAACCTAAAGACCGTGATATAGCGATGGTCTTCCAGTCTTACGCGTTGTACCCGAACATGACGGTGCGCGGAAATATCGCGTTTGGCCTAAAAATTCGTAAGATGCCAGACAACGAAATTGAAGAAGAAGTACAGCGCGTGGCAACCATGCTGCAAATTGATCATTTACTTGATCGTAAACCGTCGCAGTTATCTGGTGGTCAAAGACAGCGTGTAGCGATGGGCCGTGCGTTAGCGCGCCGTCCTAAGCTCTACTTGTTTGACGAACCCTTGTCTAACCTAGATGCAAAGCTTCGTGTCGAGATGCGCCATCAGATCAAGCGGCTTCATCAACAGCTCAACACTACTATTGTCTACGTAACCCACGATCAAATCGAAGCCATGACACTCGCCGATCGCATTGCTGTGATGAAAGATGGCGAGCTGCAACAGCTTGGCACACCGCATGAGATCTACACCAAGCCGAACAATATGTTTGTTGCAGGCTTTATGGGCTCTCCATCAATGAACTTCATTAAGACCATGGTTGACCTTGATGACCACGATCAGCCGGTGATTAAGGTCAAGGGGAGCAACGATCAAGAACATCACATCAAACTGCCGCCTTCAATGCGTGAGCAAGATGGTAAGGAAATCGTGATTGGCCTGCGTCCAGAGCATATTACGGAGTCTGAAAATCCAGACTCATCGGCTTCAACCATGTTGAATCTCCAGCTTGAAGTGTTGGAGCCAACAGGACCAGATACTATTGCGATGATTAAAGTGAATGACCAAGAAGTCGCGTGTCGTCTATCTCCAGAGTTTGAGGTGAAAGTCGGGCAAGTAGCACCACTTCATTTTGACTTGTCCAAAGCGGTGTTCTTTGACGCTCAGACCGAGCAGCGTATCGACTTCAATTGA
- a CDS encoding carbohydrate ABC transporter permease: MTNNMNFARLFIYACLIFFCVVYLMPLFVMVITSFKTLPDIKAGNLMSLPKEWVFDAWYKAWDSACTGVKCEGVKGYFWNSFQMVIPAVAISTLLGAFNGYVVTKWQFRGSNLFFSLLLFGCFIPFQVILLPMAAVLGKLGLANTTTGLVIVHVIYGMAFTTLFFRNFYIGIPDELIKAAKLDGAGFFTIFFKILLPLSTPIIMVTVIWQFTAIWNDFLFGVVYSGSETQPITVALNNLVNTSTGVKEYNVDMAAAIIAALPTLLVYVLAGKYFVRGLTAGSVKG, from the coding sequence ATGACCAACAACATGAATTTTGCCCGCCTATTTATTTACGCATGCCTCATCTTTTTCTGTGTTGTCTATTTGATGCCGCTGTTTGTGATGGTGATAACTTCGTTCAAGACGCTACCTGACATCAAAGCAGGGAACTTAATGTCGCTGCCGAAAGAGTGGGTGTTTGATGCTTGGTATAAAGCGTGGGATAGCGCCTGTACGGGGGTGAAATGTGAAGGGGTGAAAGGGTATTTCTGGAACTCATTCCAGATGGTGATCCCAGCGGTAGCTATTTCTACGTTACTTGGGGCGTTTAATGGTTACGTTGTGACCAAGTGGCAGTTTCGTGGCTCTAACCTGTTTTTCAGCTTGCTGCTCTTTGGTTGCTTTATTCCGTTTCAGGTGATTTTGCTCCCTATGGCGGCGGTGCTTGGTAAATTAGGTTTGGCCAACACCACAACGGGGCTCGTGATTGTTCACGTCATTTACGGTATGGCTTTTACTACCTTGTTCTTCCGTAATTTTTATATTGGCATTCCAGACGAATTGATTAAAGCCGCCAAACTTGATGGCGCGGGCTTCTTTACCATTTTCTTCAAAATCCTATTGCCGCTGTCGACACCTATCATCATGGTGACGGTCATTTGGCAATTTACCGCAATTTGGAATGACTTCTTATTTGGTGTGGTCTACTCAGGCTCGGAGACACAACCTATAACGGTTGCCCTTAACAACCTTGTTAACACCAGTACGGGAGTTAAAGAATACAACGTAGATATGGCTGCGGCCATTATCGCAGCTCTACCAACACTCCTTGTCTATGTACTGGCAGGAAAATATTTTGTTCGCGGCCTAACGGCAGGATCAGTAAAAGGATAA
- a CDS encoding carbohydrate ABC transporter permease: protein MEHVVSRYANKSAPKPSFADRLQRWLPKIVLAPTMLVTVVCIYGYIFWTAALSMTNSRFLPSFNFAGFIQYEKLMENDRWLTSITNLGIFGLLFMLIAIGLGVGLAILLDQNIRQEGAIRTIYLYPMALSFIVTGTAWKWILNPGLGIEKLMQDWGFTDFKFDWLVDSEMSVYTLVIAAVWQSSGFVMAMFLAGLRGIDSSIIKAAQIDGASLPTIYWKIILPCLRPVFFSAVIITSHIAIKSFDLVTAMTAGGPGYSSDLPALFMYAHSFTRGQIGLGAASAMMMLAGILAILVPYLYSELREKKS from the coding sequence ATGGAGCATGTTGTATCTCGGTATGCCAATAAGTCTGCGCCAAAGCCAAGCTTTGCTGACAGATTGCAGCGCTGGCTACCGAAAATCGTTCTTGCGCCGACCATGTTAGTCACCGTGGTGTGTATCTACGGTTATATTTTTTGGACGGCTGCACTTTCAATGACCAACTCTCGCTTTCTACCAAGCTTCAATTTTGCTGGCTTTATCCAGTATGAAAAGTTGATGGAAAATGACCGTTGGCTCACTTCAATTACCAATTTAGGTATCTTTGGCCTGTTGTTTATGCTGATTGCGATTGGTCTTGGAGTAGGTCTAGCAATATTGCTTGATCAGAATATCCGTCAAGAAGGGGCAATCAGAACCATTTACCTTTACCCAATGGCACTCTCATTCATTGTGACGGGTACCGCATGGAAGTGGATTTTAAACCCGGGGCTTGGCATTGAGAAGTTGATGCAAGATTGGGGATTCACGGACTTTAAATTTGATTGGCTAGTGGATTCCGAAATGTCGGTTTATACACTCGTTATTGCAGCGGTTTGGCAATCTTCAGGCTTTGTTATGGCGATGTTTCTCGCTGGGCTACGCGGCATCGATTCTTCAATCATTAAAGCAGCACAAATTGATGGTGCAAGCCTGCCAACCATTTATTGGAAGATCATTTTACCTTGCTTGCGTCCCGTGTTTTTCAGCGCCGTTATCATTACCTCTCATATTGCGATTAAGAGCTTCGACTTGGTGACAGCAATGACGGCGGGTGGTCCGGGCTACTCTTCCGATTTGCCAGCTTTGTTTATGTACGCACACTCATTCACTCGTGGCCAAATTGGTTTAGGTGCTGCCAGTGCGATGATGATGTTAGCGGGTATTTTGGCGATTCTCGTGCCGTACCTGTACTCAGAACTTAGGGAGAAAAAATCATGA
- a CDS encoding ABC transporter substrate-binding protein has product MKMNKTLLTLSLLSASALSHAGEVEVLHWWTAGGEAKSAAVLKEMLEKQNHTWKDFAVAGGGGESAMTVLKTRAVSGNPPSAAQIKGHDIQEWGGLGFLTSLDKTAKAEQWDSILPSVVTKVMKFDGEYVAVPVNVHRVNWLWANPEVLKKSGVELPTTLDEFFAAAEKIKAAGFVPLAHGGQPWQDATVFEAVALDVLGSEDYNKAFVDLDMDTLSGDKMVEVFTKFKKVRDYIDANSPGRDWNVATSMVINGEAAMQIMGDWAKGEFSAAGKVPGKDYICAPAPGTDGQFTFNIDSFAFFELSNAANQQAQQDLAKTILTKEFQEVFNLNKGSIPVRLDMDMSKFDQCALDSMATFKASAKSGDLVPSMAHGLSTTSYAQGAIYDVVTNFFNDDSADPKEAAQKLAKAVKAAI; this is encoded by the coding sequence ATGAAAATGAATAAAACCCTACTTACTTTATCGCTCTTGTCTGCCTCTGCTCTTTCTCATGCGGGAGAAGTGGAAGTGCTTCACTGGTGGACTGCGGGCGGTGAGGCCAAATCTGCTGCTGTACTGAAAGAGATGCTCGAAAAGCAAAACCACACATGGAAAGACTTTGCGGTTGCAGGTGGCGGCGGTGAGTCCGCGATGACGGTATTGAAAACGCGTGCGGTCTCAGGAAACCCTCCTTCAGCGGCGCAAATCAAAGGCCACGATATTCAGGAGTGGGGCGGATTAGGTTTCTTAACGTCTTTGGACAAAACAGCGAAAGCAGAACAGTGGGATTCAATCCTTCCATCAGTCGTGACTAAAGTCATGAAGTTCGATGGCGAGTACGTGGCGGTTCCTGTTAACGTTCACCGCGTAAACTGGTTATGGGCAAACCCGGAAGTATTGAAAAAATCGGGCGTTGAATTGCCAACCACATTAGACGAGTTCTTCGCAGCGGCAGAAAAGATCAAAGCGGCTGGCTTTGTACCGCTCGCGCATGGTGGCCAACCTTGGCAGGATGCAACCGTCTTTGAAGCCGTTGCTTTGGATGTTCTTGGCAGCGAAGATTACAACAAAGCCTTTGTTGACCTAGATATGGATACCTTGTCAGGCGATAAGATGGTAGAGGTGTTTACCAAGTTTAAGAAAGTGCGCGACTACATTGATGCGAACTCTCCGGGCCGTGACTGGAACGTAGCAACCTCTATGGTCATCAACGGTGAAGCGGCGATGCAAATCATGGGTGACTGGGCAAAAGGTGAATTCTCTGCAGCGGGCAAAGTACCGGGCAAAGATTACATCTGTGCTCCTGCGCCGGGCACGGATGGTCAGTTCACGTTTAACATCGACAGCTTCGCATTCTTTGAACTGAGCAATGCAGCGAATCAACAAGCTCAGCAAGATCTGGCGAAAACGATTTTAACCAAAGAGTTCCAAGAGGTGTTTAACCTAAACAAAGGTTCAATTCCGGTACGTCTTGATATGGACATGAGTAAGTTCGACCAATGTGCGCTGGACTCAATGGCAACGTTCAAGGCAAGCGCGAAATCTGGCGACCTAGTGCCGAGTATGGCGCACGGCCTATCGACGACAAGTTACGCTCAAGGCGCAATTTATGATGTCGTTACCAACTTCTTCAACGATGACTCCGCAGACCCTAAAGAGGCGGCTCAGAAGCTAGCAAAAGCGGTTAAAGCGGCAATCTAA
- a CDS encoding ATP-binding protein, whose protein sequence is MLSLLRLIKPNSLVTRTLGLALLAVVLAQGIATAIWYSESKQKELAGIQDASQSMANMFASTVTFFQSLPVRYRHIVLDQIRNMGGTRFFVSFNKEKLIVEPIEETRLKQASIQAVSSVLNQKLTKVDSISVDFSRPDNLRLLKNDIYLHDLPKSWAHHTLTLSPIDPPILVVQIELSSHEWVYIAALLPAPYVTLDDTVIAREQIVFLILSTTLLLGLTYLLMRRQVKPLKRLAKAANEMSMDIDQPPLAEEGASELVTATRAFNRMQQRIRRYVADREHLFSSISHDLKTPITRLRLRAELLENDTKRSKFNKDLDELEMMVKGALQCVRDTDLHENNAFIDLNEMILSVIEPMNHRVQVVAFVPVPMDPIVAKPLAMKRVITNILDNAVKYGTSAEVSIGVSDEWITITVDDAGPGIPEEKQEQVFEPYFRLADDDQGHGLGLGICRNILHGHGGDLIISNLPNGGLRAQLFIPPSLEV, encoded by the coding sequence ATGCTGAGTTTACTGCGTCTCATCAAGCCAAACTCACTGGTGACTCGAACCTTGGGTCTTGCGCTGTTGGCGGTGGTGTTGGCGCAGGGAATCGCGACCGCCATTTGGTACAGTGAGTCAAAGCAGAAGGAACTGGCGGGTATCCAAGATGCGTCGCAAAGCATGGCCAATATGTTTGCCTCCACGGTGACCTTCTTTCAATCTCTGCCCGTGCGCTACCGACACATCGTTTTGGACCAAATTCGCAATATGGGCGGTACGCGTTTTTTCGTCTCGTTTAATAAAGAAAAGCTGATTGTTGAACCGATAGAAGAGACTCGTCTAAAACAGGCTTCTATCCAAGCCGTGTCTTCTGTGTTGAATCAAAAACTCACCAAGGTGGATTCAATTTCCGTTGATTTCTCGCGTCCTGATAATCTGCGGCTCCTTAAAAATGACATTTACCTGCACGATCTTCCGAAATCTTGGGCGCATCATACGTTAACCTTGTCTCCGATAGACCCTCCGATATTGGTAGTACAAATTGAACTGAGCAGTCATGAGTGGGTGTACATAGCGGCGTTGTTGCCCGCACCGTATGTGACTTTAGATGATACGGTTATCGCTCGCGAGCAAATTGTCTTTTTAATTCTCTCAACGACTCTGCTATTGGGTTTGACCTATTTACTGATGCGTCGCCAAGTCAAACCGTTGAAGCGATTAGCCAAAGCGGCGAATGAAATGAGTATGGATATCGATCAGCCTCCGCTTGCTGAAGAAGGGGCAAGTGAATTAGTCACAGCGACTCGGGCTTTCAATCGAATGCAGCAACGTATACGGCGTTATGTCGCGGATAGAGAACATCTGTTTTCGTCCATCTCTCATGATCTAAAAACCCCGATAACTCGTCTTCGTTTACGTGCTGAACTTCTGGAAAATGACACAAAGCGCAGCAAATTTAATAAAGACCTCGATGAGTTGGAAATGATGGTCAAGGGGGCGCTGCAATGTGTCAGAGACACTGACTTACACGAAAACAACGCCTTTATTGACCTCAATGAGATGATCTTGTCTGTGATTGAACCCATGAACCACAGAGTGCAAGTCGTGGCGTTCGTGCCGGTTCCGATGGATCCGATCGTTGCTAAACCATTGGCGATGAAACGGGTCATCACCAATATTCTCGATAACGCCGTCAAGTACGGTACCAGCGCCGAGGTATCCATCGGCGTTTCAGATGAGTGGATTACCATCACGGTTGATGATGCCGGCCCTGGCATTCCCGAAGAGAAACAAGAGCAAGTGTTTGAGCCCTATTTTAGGTTGGCTGACGATGACCAAGGACATGGTTTAGGGCTTGGAATCTGCCGCAACATTCTCCATGGACATGGTGGAGATCTCATTATTAGCAATCTTCCTAACGGCGGTCTTCGCGCGCAACTCTTTATCCCACCTAGCTTAGAAGTCTAA
- a CDS encoding response regulator gives MSAKILVVDDDQEIRELLDEYLTKSGYLVDTVADGEQLKLHLEQTGYPELVLLDVMLPGDDGFTLCQYIRRESSVPIIMLTAVSDETDQIIGLEIGADDYIAKPFNPRQLVARIKAVLRRVQLSDDKPADALPKHITFGDWRLDTLAHKIIHLENGQEHDLSGSDFALLMLFLTRPNEVLDRDTISFATRGREALPFERGIDVQLSRLRNRLGDSGKYPQYIKTMRGNGYILAVPVTIEH, from the coding sequence ATGAGCGCTAAAATACTTGTTGTAGATGACGATCAAGAGATTCGAGAACTGTTAGACGAATATCTAACTAAGTCGGGCTACCTTGTAGACACGGTCGCAGATGGGGAGCAGCTTAAGCTACACCTAGAGCAAACTGGTTATCCAGAACTGGTTTTGTTAGATGTAATGCTACCAGGCGATGATGGCTTTACCTTATGCCAGTATATTCGTCGAGAGTCTAGCGTTCCGATCATCATGCTCACTGCGGTATCGGATGAAACGGATCAAATCATCGGCTTAGAAATTGGCGCTGATGATTACATCGCCAAGCCTTTTAACCCGAGGCAGCTTGTTGCGCGCATCAAAGCCGTGTTGCGTCGGGTGCAATTGAGTGACGACAAACCAGCGGATGCGCTCCCTAAACATATCACCTTTGGCGATTGGCGCCTTGATACCCTCGCACATAAGATTATCCACCTTGAAAATGGCCAAGAGCATGATTTATCTGGCAGTGACTTCGCGCTTTTGATGCTGTTTTTAACTCGTCCGAATGAGGTCTTAGACAGGGATACGATTTCATTTGCCACTCGCGGTAGAGAAGCGTTGCCGTTCGAGCGCGGAATTGACGTTCAATTAAGTCGCTTGAGAAACCGTCTAGGCGACAGTGGTAAATACCCCCAGTACATCAAAACCATGCGGGGTAATGGATATATTCTGGCTGTGCCCGTTACTATCGAGCATTAA
- a CDS encoding protein adenylyltransferase SelO, which produces MPLLIPNLSNRYAELPNAFYSLVDPQPLENSHWIAWNSVLAEQLGLPENQPSGDLKYFLSGEGDYQTTPVLAMKYAGHQFGSYNPDLGDGRGLLLGEVTSPTGQMFDIHLKGAGLTPYSRMGDGRAVLRSTIREYLCSEAMAGLGIPTTRALGMLTSDTPVYRDKVESGALLLRVAESHIRFGHFEHFFYTNQLSELKLLADKVIEWYWPKCLDSESPYAAMFATIVEKTAHMIAYWQAYGFAHGVMNTDNMSILGQTFDYGPFGFLDDYEPGYICNHSDYQGRYAFDQQPRIGLWNLSALAHALSPIIDKSELEQALSQFEVTLGKKFSRLMRAKLGLNCKLEQDSQLFNAMFELLHQNRVDYTRFMRELSNLDTQPVHNVSDLFIDREAANAWLELYLARCECEVDEAGQAIPSTTRCEKMRQVNPKYILRNYLAQIAIDKAEQGDFSEVEALAELLKHPFDEQPDKDAYANLPPEWGKKMEISCSS; this is translated from the coding sequence ATGCCTCTGCTTATCCCCAATTTATCCAATCGATATGCTGAATTACCAAATGCCTTTTACTCCTTGGTGGATCCTCAACCATTGGAAAACAGCCATTGGATAGCATGGAATAGCGTACTGGCCGAGCAACTTGGGTTACCTGAAAATCAGCCAAGTGGTGATCTGAAATATTTTCTTTCGGGAGAAGGGGACTATCAGACAACCCCAGTACTCGCAATGAAATATGCAGGTCATCAGTTTGGTAGCTATAACCCTGATTTGGGTGATGGTCGCGGTTTATTGCTTGGTGAAGTGACGTCGCCCACTGGGCAAATGTTCGATATTCATCTAAAGGGTGCGGGACTCACTCCTTATTCCCGTATGGGAGATGGTAGGGCGGTACTACGTTCTACGATTCGTGAATATCTTTGTAGTGAAGCGATGGCAGGGTTGGGTATTCCCACCACTCGCGCTTTAGGGATGTTGACCAGTGACACCCCAGTTTATCGAGATAAAGTGGAAAGTGGCGCTTTGTTGCTGCGTGTTGCTGAAAGCCACATCCGATTTGGTCACTTCGAGCACTTTTTCTACACCAATCAATTAAGTGAGCTGAAGCTGCTGGCTGATAAAGTGATCGAGTGGTATTGGCCAAAATGCTTAGATAGCGAATCTCCTTATGCTGCGATGTTTGCAACCATAGTCGAGAAAACCGCACACATGATCGCCTATTGGCAGGCATATGGTTTTGCTCATGGCGTGATGAATACCGACAACATGTCCATTTTGGGTCAGACGTTTGATTATGGTCCGTTTGGGTTCTTGGATGATTACGAGCCGGGCTACATCTGTAACCATTCCGATTATCAAGGTCGATACGCTTTTGACCAACAGCCCAGAATTGGTCTTTGGAACCTATCGGCTTTAGCGCACGCGTTATCCCCCATTATTGATAAGAGCGAACTTGAACAGGCTTTGAGCCAATTTGAAGTAACTCTGGGCAAAAAATTTAGCCGACTGATGCGAGCAAAGCTCGGCCTAAACTGCAAGCTGGAACAGGATAGCCAACTGTTCAATGCGATGTTTGAGTTACTTCACCAAAACCGAGTCGATTACACACGGTTTATGCGTGAACTCTCCAACCTTGATACTCAACCTGTTCACAACGTCTCAGATCTGTTTATTGATCGAGAGGCCGCGAATGCTTGGCTTGAACTCTACCTTGCTCGTTGTGAATGTGAGGTGGACGAGGCGGGGCAAGCCATCCCATCAACAACACGTTGTGAAAAAATGCGTCAGGTAAATCCGAAGTACATTCTTAGAAATTACTTGGCTCAAATCGCTATTGATAAAGCCGAGCAGGGTGATTTCAGTGAAGTAGAAGCGCTTGCTGAACTGCTAAAACATCCATTTGATGAGCAACCCGATAAAGACGCCTATGCGAATCTGCCTCCGGAATGGGGCAAGAAGATGGAAATCAGTTGTTCGTCTTAA
- a CDS encoding methyl-accepting chemotaxis protein: MNTLIHRFSLNHLVLFLAGIPILISLSLAVELVLNYRTTLENANSDKSATELILLYDNLAHNLAVERGLSAGVLGSKGNPEQVKALIAHRKKADQHVQKLMSFSDDTLPLPWQTKLKSDVANELAKLNEVRRQVDTLSPKLSPFGYYSNLNQLSIDNASIISGELSNPEVVSLSKSLIAVMEIKERAGQVRGALNGAFSRKNSTIGQYVAIQNYLASGDYAARQAKITLPSHLLDQLTRAKQQQAWQSVETIQQQFLDQKGTLAALTGPEPSAWFAMATDRIKLINAIRNGIKDQMVVISDNQADSAAFNMSLIIAAAFGISTILMFGVLISVRGLRQQVNMVTGNLSNMSNQRNLSIQLPDTGNNELSHISQSVNDLTKSIKKLLGSIRETNDHSNERLDHIVKGASDLGDSSRKTNDKCNNIATAMTQLSQSSLEIASSSERALRETEQMTNKVLSCQSQSRNSYQRVEALVSQIEQTQECMAKLEKDAQSVSKIVDTINGISEQTNLLALNAAIEAARAGEHGRGFAVVSSEVRDLAQRSKEATEHISQLLGNITTNTQTAVSNMHKSREATDATFTSVSDVNESISQLEHLIETVNQHITSIANSTTEQSKASEDVDKDIDVLAEIALRTGELAANMDSIVTNYKTEVAQVHDQLQEFKLA, encoded by the coding sequence ATGAATACTTTAATTCACAGGTTTAGCCTTAATCACTTAGTGCTATTTCTTGCAGGGATACCCATTCTTATCTCGCTATCGCTGGCGGTAGAGTTAGTCCTCAACTATCGAACTACCTTAGAAAACGCCAACAGCGACAAGTCTGCGACTGAATTGATTTTACTTTATGACAATCTTGCCCATAACCTTGCGGTCGAGCGTGGTCTGAGCGCCGGTGTGTTGGGTAGTAAGGGTAATCCTGAGCAAGTGAAGGCTCTGATTGCTCATCGTAAAAAGGCCGATCAACACGTTCAAAAATTAATGTCATTCTCTGACGACACTTTGCCACTCCCTTGGCAAACCAAGCTTAAATCAGATGTCGCCAATGAACTGGCGAAGTTGAATGAGGTACGTCGTCAGGTCGATACTCTCTCACCTAAGTTGTCTCCGTTTGGGTACTATTCCAACTTGAATCAGTTGTCAATTGATAACGCGTCTATCATCAGTGGCGAACTATCGAACCCAGAGGTTGTCAGCCTAAGTAAAAGTCTGATCGCCGTCATGGAGATAAAAGAAAGAGCGGGTCAGGTCCGAGGCGCTCTAAACGGTGCTTTTTCTCGCAAAAATTCAACAATAGGGCAATATGTTGCCATCCAAAACTATCTAGCATCTGGCGACTATGCTGCGCGACAAGCCAAGATTACGCTTCCAAGTCACCTCCTAGACCAGTTGACAAGAGCCAAACAACAACAAGCTTGGCAATCAGTTGAAACGATCCAACAGCAATTTCTCGACCAGAAAGGTACACTCGCTGCGCTTACCGGACCAGAGCCATCGGCTTGGTTTGCTATGGCGACGGATAGAATTAAATTAATTAACGCTATCCGCAACGGCATTAAGGATCAGATGGTCGTGATTTCAGATAACCAAGCTGACAGCGCGGCCTTTAACATGAGCCTGATTATTGCTGCTGCATTTGGGATCAGCACCATACTCATGTTTGGCGTTTTGATCTCAGTACGCGGGCTCCGCCAGCAAGTCAATATGGTGACAGGCAACCTTTCCAACATGTCCAACCAACGTAACCTCAGCATACAGTTGCCTGATACGGGAAATAACGAGTTGAGCCACATATCTCAAAGTGTTAATGACCTGACAAAAAGTATCAAAAAACTACTAGGCAGCATCAGAGAAACCAACGACCACAGTAACGAGCGCTTGGACCATATTGTTAAAGGTGCAAGTGATTTGGGCGATAGCAGCCGAAAGACCAATGATAAATGCAACAACATTGCCACAGCGATGACACAACTTTCTCAGTCTAGCCTTGAAATCGCTTCCTCTTCAGAGCGAGCACTTCGGGAAACAGAGCAAATGACCAACAAGGTATTGAGTTGCCAGTCCCAAAGCCGTAACTCTTATCAAAGAGTCGAAGCCTTAGTTTCACAAATAGAGCAGACTCAAGAGTGCATGGCCAAACTCGAAAAAGATGCACAGAGTGTCAGCAAAATAGTCGACACCATCAATGGCATATCTGAACAAACCAATCTCTTGGCCTTGAATGCCGCAATAGAGGCGGCACGAGCAGGCGAACATGGCCGAGGTTTCGCTGTAGTTTCTTCTGAAGTGCGCGATTTGGCACAGCGAAGTAAAGAAGCAACCGAGCATATCTCTCAACTGCTGGGCAACATCACCACTAACACGCAGACGGCAGTTAGTAATATGCATAAAAGCCGTGAGGCCACTGATGCAACTTTCACTTCCGTATCTGATGTAAATGAGAGCATTTCACAACTCGAACATCTCATTGAAACCGTAAATCAACACATAACTAGCATCGCCAATTCAACAACGGAGCAATCCAAAGCGAGTGAAGATGTTGATAAAGATATCGATGTTCTGGCGGAAATTGCCTTAAGGACAGGAGAACTTGCAGCGAACATGGATAGTATTGTCACAAACTATAAAACTGAAGTAGCCCAAGTTCACGATCAATTACAGGAGTTTAAGTTGGCGTAG